Below is a window of Ovis aries strain OAR_USU_Benz2616 breed Rambouillet chromosome 20, ARS-UI_Ramb_v3.0, whole genome shotgun sequence DNA.
TGTATGTGTTTTGAGTCTATTTGGACTGGTCTTGAGTGCAGGTTTGTCTGTTGGTCTGAGAATTCAGCTTGCAACAGGTGCCCCCGCCCCGCCACCGCCTCTTAGTCTTGGGAAGCGTGGTTTCGCCTGAGTGTCAGATGCCACTGCCCGCGGCAGAGCTCGCCCCCTCAACATGCCATCTGCCTGACTCGCACCTTCCTGGGGTGTGGGGCCCGCTGGCAGGGCGGGgcgggaggaaggaaggaaggagagacggGTCTGAGTGCAGAGGCCCGTCCTCCGCCTCGCAGGGTGTGAGGAGTAAACGTGATCCCAGCGCCACAGCAAGAGGAGACATGGGCTGGAGGAAGTCCGCCCGTCTCCGTGCCGTGCTTCCCGCCCGCACAGGGTCACTCAGGCCCCACGGGCAGGACCCGGGTCAATTCAGATTTTCCCATGACACGTCCCTGGGGAGTAATTTGGCCGTGGGTGTGGCAGCAGGCTTCCCCCACATGACTGCTTTTCTAGAGGCCTTCCTGGGCTGGGCCTGAGTGCGTTCACCCCACGGGGGATGTTTTTCAGAACAAGAACCTGGACTGGTTCCCCCGGATGCGGGCCATGTCCCTGGTGAGCAGcgagggggagggggagcagaACGAGATCCGCATCCTCCAGGACAAGCTCAGCGCCACCATGAAGCTGGTGTCCCACCTCACCGCCCAGCTCAGCGAGCTCAAGGAGCAGGTGCGCCCCCTACATCCTGGCCTCCGCTGGCAGCCCTGGCTGTGGCCAAGGTCCCAGCCCGCCtgcctgggggcggggagggtggtggggcctttctgcttcctctgcccccTTCCTGCTGGTCTTCCTCTTGGGTCTGGGGTGGAAGATGGGGTCCCTTGGAGAGCTGGATGGAGGGGAGACGAGGCGGCCCCTACCCCCATGCTCCTAAAGGGCAGACGGGCAGGGCTGAGCGTGACCTCGCGCAGGTGGGGCCTCCCTCGCGCGCCCCCTCACCCCAACCCTGCAGCTGCTAGACTCTGGCCCAGGCGCTGACGGGTTAGGGTGATGGGGAAGTTAGGCCTCCTTCCGCTTCTCAACACCCGCTCTTGCCCAGTGTCCTCTGTGCCATCTGGCAGTGACTAAATACGGTCAGGCAGCCCCTTTTAGGTGGGGTACTCTCCCAGCTGCACCAAATCAGTGTTTGCGAAACGCTAATTGAGGACCAGGCTTTGGGGCTGACGGCCCTGCTGCACCCTGGGGGTCCTTGGCCAGCTGCCGGGGACAGCGGGGAGGGCGGGCTCTGGGCGGGCTGACCCGACCGCTGGCGTCTGCTTAAACCCAGATGACGGAGCAGAGGAAACGCAGGCAGCGCCTGGGCTTTGTGGATGTGCAGAACTGCATGAGCCGCTGAGCCGCCGCGGCGGGCCCGCTGGCCGCAGGGACACTGGAGTGCTGAGGCTGGGGAGACTGGCCACCCCTTCAGGCTGGGCGCCCGCCCAACCGCCGGAACCCGCCCAACCAGACCCCCCGGGCCAGCCTGGAGGGGAAGCTACAGAGCGGACAGCCCTGCCCAGACCGAGCCCCTGGAAGACTCTGAAACTCGCTGGGACTCACTCGCCGTAGTGCCTTAGAGTCCGTCCTCGCAGCACTGCTGCTTGGTCCCTTACAGCAGGAACTGACATCGCTTCGCGTTCCTCCTGGTGGGTGACCAGGAGTGGGGTCTCCTCTGTACTCCAAGCACTACATTTTGGTCGCTGCCACCTCTGGCGAGATGCAGTGACGCTGTTGCTAGTGATTTTAGggctttatttaacttattcatGATGCCGGCTCGGCCCTTCCCAGGGCTGCGCCCCTCCCCCGGGCCCCAGACCTGCTGTAGATCCTGTAGACCTCAGTGTCCGGGGCCCGGCCAGCCTCGCGGGCACAGCGCCCGGAGGACGGGAGACCAAAGTGTGGAGCCTTGCTCCTCCTGGGCCTCCTGGGGACGGGCCCACGCCCAGGGGACTGGGCTGGGGCATGTTAGGAGGGGCTGGTTTTCACTGCCTGTTTTCTCCTTTTGGTGTAATGTTTTACAAATCCTTTGGCCCGAGAACTAATATGTTAATTgccttaaataaatgaataaatctagTCCATTAGAAAAGGATGCTGGCTCCTTGGGGGCTGGAGCTGCTGGCAGAGGACAGTCTGACCCCACCTGCTGGCCTGGCCTCACCGTGCATTCTTGGGAGATGCTGAGTGCCGTCCTGTCTCAGCGATTGCGGGACAGAATGCACTGCAGTGTAACTGGTTTCTGTCATCATcctatgtgttttattttctgtaaacaCTGTGAGGAGTCCAGGTACAGAGGAGGTTGAGAACCCACTTCCACTTCCCAACAAGGGGTGCTGTCGGCCCTGCCAACCCCTGCTCTCAGCTCTGTTCTTGACAAGAAAGCTCAGGTGGGATCGTGGCGGTCCATGGGCGAGCACTAAGGCTCTGTGGAATCACGCAGTGACCCTGCGGTGTCCCTGCCGGGACCTGCCGTGTGGCTGCCCCCAGAACCTGCTGCCAGCGTTGGGCCGACTAGAGCCAAGGCCCCAGGCGGCCCGCCAGCCACCGCCCTGCCCCTTGGGCCGACCTGGGACGCGGCTGTTCCATGAGGTTGGGGCAGAGGGCCAAGCAGGCTTTCCGCAGCCCTCTGCCATGCAGCGCTGCCGCTTTCTGTTGGCGGCGGGACAGGATGGCTTCTTCGGTGCTTGCCACTATGTTTGGCTCTCCCCCAGGAGCGCCTACAACAAAAGGGAGCCCGAGACCTTGCCAAGAGCCAGGCAGACCCCTGCTGGCAGGTGGGGGCCCCGTGGCCGTGCAGGAAGCACCTTGCCCAGAGgccctgtccccttcccctctcagGCCCAGACGCAGACCCGTGCTTCCTCTCCCAGGGACGCCGAGCCTGACCGGAGGGTGGGCGGATGCTCAACCTGCATCCCTTCTCAGGCCGCAGCTCTCTCTAGAGAAACAAAGGCTTCCTTTCTGTGAAGGGCCGACGAGACTCCCGAGCCCGTGAGGATGGGGAAATCAGGGCGCTTTATTGACGGTGGCAACATACACGGCCCCACGCTTAGGTGCGCGGGCGCGGCAGGGCCCGCGCCCAGGCTGTGTGCTTCCCCTCGGGGCTCCCGGGGGCGAACTTCTCCTGCAGCTTCTTCCACGTGCCTTTATTCATCTCCTTAAACTCACCCAACGTCTCTGCAAAAGAAGAAGACAACAAAAAAACAGGTGAAGTGCAAAATCATTCCACAGGCTGGCCTCAAGGGCTTTCGCCATACAGGCATGCCTCTCTTCACAGAAAAAAGGATGTGCACAGCCCCAGCTTCTGAGAAGCGAGCCAAGCAGGGTAACAGACAGATATCGCGAGTGTGGATGAGCACTGGTGTGCCGAGACCGCGTCCTGACAGCGGCCTCTGCTCACGTGGTCCCCATGCAGCATCCAAGCAGGGCCCGCTCTGCCCAACCTGAGCCAGGACACGGCGCTGCTGTGTCAGCTTTGCAACCCACGCGTCCTGAGGCTCGACCCAAAACTCGACCTGAGCCACAGGGGCTGTCTCCGTTGTACAGATGTGGGGACTTGAGGCAGAGTCGGGTAAGGGAACCTGAGCAGGCTCTACGGCAGGAAGCGGCAGAGCTGGGGTCTGAACCCAGGCACTTATGTCCACCCACACCACGGGGATGAGCAGACACCCTCGACTCCAGGAGGGAGCTGGGCCTgggcccccatccccacccaccaTTTCCACACTGGGTCCCCTCAAGCaatcaggttcctcatctgtgagcctcaggttcctcatctgtgaagtggagaCATAAACACCTTCCTCAGAAGTTGGGAGCTGTATTTTGGAGtaatttcactgatttctgactgtgctgggtcttcgctgctgtgtggccttttctctagttgcagtgtgcaggcttcccacTGGGGGCGCTTCTCTTGTAGCAGAGCACGggctcatgggctctggagcacaggcccaacagttgtggctcgtgggcttacTTGCTCTGAGGCACGGGGGATTTTCcaagatcagggatcgaacccgtgtctcctgcattgcttctgcattgacaggaggattctttaccattgagcttccagtgaaaagtggaaagttgcttagtcgggtctgactctttgtgaccccatatacagtccctggaattctccaggccagaatgctggagtgggtagctgttcccttcttcaggggatcctctcaacccagggatcaagcccaggtctcctgcattgcaggcggattctttaccagctgagccaccagggaagccccacaggttGTGACCTTTAAAGGAAATAATGGAGGTGATGTGCTTGGCACCTGGCCCACATTCAAGAAAAGGTGGCCATCTTCACAGACGTGAAGgcagcaggaggcagaggggccTTCATTTAGAAACACAcatccacccctcctccccacccctcagcgACCAGGGCAGGGCTTCTCAGTCTCAGCACCAGCGAGGTTTAGGGCCAGGGAGCTCTCTGTTGCAGGGCAGACCCGGCACTGTGGCAGCATCTCAGCCTTGACCCACCGGACGGCAGTAGCAAACTGCCCCTTCCTGCCAAGCCTGACAACTAACACGGTCTCCAGGCGCTGCCAGTTTCCCTTTGAGGCAAAATCGCGTcctagttgagaaccactggttctCATGATACctaattttacttatattttaaatttagattttcaCATTAATATTCATAGCCTGGATTTCCATTTCTTAATGAAACttatggagaaaaaagaatagCTGTTCTGAACAAAAAGGTAACTTACATTATTACAATTATTGTCAGTGGACTCCCGACTAAATTAGGACCTGCACTGTACCCCAGCCACGAGCCCAGCATCCTACCCCGACTTTTCCAGAAGTCCAGACTGCCTCGTGGGGCACAAAACGGGATGCCATGGGCTCCCTGTCCCGACAAGCCCTGACGCTCCTTCAGAGACTCCGGGGACCCCACCCCAGGGTGGACACACTCGGGACGGACACGCGGTCACATGTCAGCATTTTCAGGCCCTCAGACCCTCACTACAGACAGCGCAAGGTGCTCTCCAGGCCTGCCAGAGGAGATAGTCGGTAACCTGATTCCAGAGTCACAACAGAAGTATGAGGCTTGCTGTGAAAGCTCATCAGCCAATTTCCCAAGGCTGAGCTCCTCGCCGTCCCAGAACAGGCTGCAGCATAGGCCAGTTGGGGAGGTCTTGCGTCTCCCCTCTTGGCGTCCCTGTTCTCCCCCAACCCAGCGTCCCGAGGGTTAACAAAGAGGCTGAGCTTCTAGAATTCCTTTCTATTCTGATTTCAAGTTCAAACTTTGCTTAAACTCTTTGGGGTCCTCACAATAACACTGTGCATCGAAGCTTGTAATTACATGGGCCTGGGGACATGGGGATATATTCACTTGGATATACATAAAATTGCCAATTAAGTAATTCTGCCTGGCCAAAGTATCTTCACCCTAGTTTTTCAGAGAGTACTGTAATAAAAATAGGATCAGGGTCACCACACAatggcagatgacaccactagGTTTTAATCTGTTCAGAAGGCTAAGAGTTTTCTGGAAGCCTAAATCCTCAAACCTTAGTGGCTGAAGGGTACCAGAGGAATAGGAAACAGAAATTTCTAGAGTACCAGAAGGCAAATGTTTCAGGGCCATGGCCTCCCAGAAAAGGTTAGCCTATTTTTAAATGCAGTGTCCTTGgcaataaaaatagtaattttccAGAACCTGCCTGTTTCAACCCAGGCTCCCCCTGCCGCCACCCGCCACGTGCCCCTCCAGTGACAATGGAGATGGGGAAGAAGGAGGGGCTGGGCGAGGCAGGGTATTTCCTTTCTTGTTAGTCAGGGTCTGTCAAGGACTCCAAAACAAACCTAGTTAAACCCATATCTAACCCGCAGTCCATGTCCCCATACACGTCCACTGAAtggctttttgttttaattaaaacccTCATTGTTTATAAAGCCCTCTTAggaccataaaaataaaattattttccttccatcCTGATTTCAACTACTTCCATTTGGCAAATACATATTCCCTTGTTCCCTGCTGCCCAGTCTTGAATTTAAAAGCTCTGaagataaatttgctttttttaaataacGCCTTTGGCCTTCTCCATATTCTATGACCAAAAAACATGGGCCCTGTAGCTTCAGAATTTCCTGTGGGCTATTCCACAAGACTTTCCATCAAGCAAAGCTGTCTTATTAGATGATTCCCTGTGGCCACTCAAAAACCCATTTGCAAACCAACCAGAaacagcagcagctgcgcttCCCATACCTGTGGACAGGATCAGCTTGTACTCTTCCAGGGACAGGCCGCTGAAGCTTGTGTCTCTGGGGCGAGGGTACTGGTCAcaggggcagagaggaaggggGGAGAGATTAGTTTCATGGCACACCCAGGGCCCACATCGTGGAGAGAGGCGAGCTCTCAAGGGCAGGCCCTGGGTGTCCAGAGGCCAGAAGGAGGGGAGCAGCGACACCTGGAGGCCACACCAGCGCCATCCCGGCTCTGAGGCGAGCACGCGGCTCGGAAGCTAGCCGGCGCCTGAGCCTCTGGAGACCCAGGCTGGGTCGGGAGGGGCCCCCGGGCAGTGCCATGCTGCTGCTCCCAGACCATACTTTGGGTCACGAGGATTTGGGAGAAATCCCCTTTTCATGCAGACTAGGCCTTCGGCCATGTGTATTTGTGGAATTACTGAGCACATTTTTCAAGACTGGGGAAGAAACAGTGGAATTTGACAGCAGACACATCAGGGCTGAGGAAAGGCCCAGCGTTTTCTGACAGGACTTCCTGGTCACCTCAACTTTGTTCCCAGTGTGGCAGGAGGGTGGGCAAATCTGTGCGAGACCCAACAGCTGTCAGACATGCCCAGAAGCACCCCCTGGCATACAAAACGTGGCTTTTCTTCAAAACTGCCAACAGCTTTCATTTAGGTGACCTAAAAGCCTCTACCAAGTGCCTTAGTTGGCTTGAAATTACTGGTTACATTTGAAAGTAGCAAAACCACAATTCTACACAAAACATCATATAATCAGATTTCCCTCACTCTTACTGGCTGTCTCCAGTCAGAGGGCTGGGGACAGAAAAGCCTGTGGCCCACTCACCTTGTGTTTGTAGTAGTTTGAATGGAGGCGTGCCAAGCTCTCGTACATCTGATCACAGGCCTCAGGCTCTGCAATCTGAAAAACAGAACCCCGAGAGAGTGAGCAAACGGGCCCTGCCCGAACCCGGCCTGCAGCGCATACCTTGAGGAAGGGCCCCACCTAAGCCAGGCCTTCCCAGGGAGCAGGCCTGCAGCGCATACCTTGAGGAGGGGCCCCACCTAAGCCAGGCCTTCCCAGGGAGCAGGCCTGCAGCTCTGCGCTGGCTTCTCCGACCACAGGTCCTGCTGTCGGAAATCTTTTTGGAATAATGATTCCACCTCAGCAACCCCCCAACCTGCAGAAAAACTCAACCAGCAAATCAACATTTGTGAGGCACCCGTGATGTGTGAATCAGCCAGCCACCGAGGCGGGAGGCATGCAGCAAAAATCCAACATTGGCAGGAGTGCCGGGGGCAGTGCGGGCCGCGAGAAGGCAGAGCAGGCGCGTTCCCGCGTGCCCCAGTGGTCGGCAGGTGACGGACGTGGGGCTAAGCAGGGCTCTGCAGAAGGCACAGGAGTTGGGGAGGGTGGAGCGGGCCTTCCCGGTGGAGGGGCCGCCTATGCCTCAGAGCGGGCCGCCTGGCTGCGGGCCTGAGCGTACACGGGAACAAGAAAGAGCGCTTTTTGAGTTAAACCTTCACGATACAGATTCTCTTatgaaaggccaaaaaaaaaaaaaaatcatctgaacTTTCACCTGTGGTGAGTAGGGAGCTGCTGAATTTGTTTTAGGACGAGACAGGTGAGCTGAGGAGAACCGAGAGCGAGCGCCACTCAGGCGCTGTGAGGAAGGCCGGGGCAGAAGCACGCCCGGCAGACGGAGGAGGAAGGTGGCCCCGGGACCCCAGGGAGGAAGGGCGGCCCTCGGGGGGGACACGGGCTTTCCCCTTTCATGCCTCTTCCGAgttttcccttccttctgccttTGCCAGTATTCAGCTACAGCTCCTTAGGTCATTCTGTCAAGAATTCTGAAAGCTCCCCAGGATGAAACTTTCTcttcaatattttctcccagaatTTCCAACTTAAATCCTCTCTCTCGAAGAAAGAACATGAATAAGTCAGCAGGTAAGTGTTCAAGAGGGAGCTCTGCTCTGCCTCCACGTGCGCGCCAGATAGCGTCCCCACTTTACGGCGGACAAAGAAGACAACCCGTCACCGAGTCCTCCTCGCTCCACCCCCAGCTCAGGCCACCTGTCAGCGGGACGCCCGGGCAGCCACGTCAGAAGAGAAGAGGTGAGGGGCTGAGGAGGCAGCCAGCGTTTGCTGAATAATAACCAAAGGCACTATTTGGATGGATCAGGGTTAAAGGGCTGAAAAGAAAGAACGGATGGAAAAGCAGGAGGCCGGTGACTGAGTTCTGGTTCCCCAAGGCAGCGCTTTCAAAGTCCAGCTGGAAAAGAACCTGCAGCGCGCACTGTGCGGGAAGAGCATTTTGAACGTTCTGTCTTTGGCAGGGCGTGCAAAACCAAGAGCTAACCAGACGGCAGATGAGCAGAAGGCGCAAGGCGCAAAAGGGAAAAGAGTAACACCAGCCAGACTTCTCGCGGCGGCCGTGTAGACTGTCACAAGGCATTGGATGGATGTGCTCACGTCTAAGCTGACAGAACTCCGGTGCGCCCCGCCCATGCTGGAGCAGGGGTCCGTGGCTGTGGGCAGCAGCAGGGTCAAGCCACCGTGTCTGGATCCCGTCACTTATGAGCTCTGGGGTATCGGGCAAATCATCCTCTCTCTCCTGACACTTAATCTCCTGAGAATGACGACATTCTCTCATATAACCACAGAACCATGAGCAAATTCAGGACATTCAACATTGACACAACACTTCTA
It encodes the following:
- the LOC101118647 gene encoding ubiquinol-cytochrome-c reductase complex assembly factor 2 isoform X2; the encoded protein is MAASRYRRFLKLCEEWPVDETKRGRDLGAYLRQRVAQAFREGENTQIAEPEACDQMYESLARLHSNYYKHKYPRPRDTSFSGLSLEEYKLILSTETLGEFKEMNKGTWKKLQEKFAPGSPEGKHTAWARALPRPRT
- the LOC101118647 gene encoding ubiquinol-cytochrome-c reductase complex assembly factor 2 isoform X1 yields the protein MAASRYRRFLKLCEEWPVDETKRGRDLGAYLRQRVAQAFREGENTQIAEPEACDQMYESLARLHSNYYKHKYPRPRDTSFSGLSLEEYKLILSTGMGSAAAAVSGWFANGFLSGHRESSNKTALLDGKSCGIAHRKF